From a region of the Tateyamaria omphalii genome:
- a CDS encoding TRAP transporter substrate-binding protein produces MDRRSFLKTSALGGSAAAATTLAAPAYAQGKRTLTMVTSWPRGFAVLDDAASYLEQFVGEMSDGQLTIEKKAPGELVGAFEVFDAVSSGQADMYHSADYYFIGQHPGYAYFTAVPFGGTAQEVTNWYEHGGGQELHDELGEIFNLKGLLAGNSGSQSGGWFRNEINSAADFNGLKFRMPGLGGKVLGKLGASVQNIPGGELYQALSSGALDGLEWVGPMADERAGFQEVAKVYYTAGFHEPGSALAANVNLDVWNDLTPQHQAILRHAAQATTYFQLAETLANNGAALARLQQQGVKTLQFSDDVWDAFGTASAEVMDENMGDELFAKIRGSFEESLATSASWINKSDGYYVQQRVRVLGG; encoded by the coding sequence ATGGATCGTCGTTCTTTTCTAAAGACATCGGCATTGGGTGGTTCGGCCGCTGCCGCCACGACGCTGGCCGCACCGGCCTACGCGCAAGGCAAGCGCACGCTGACCATGGTCACATCCTGGCCCCGCGGCTTCGCGGTTCTGGATGACGCGGCCAGCTATCTGGAGCAATTCGTGGGCGAAATGTCCGATGGTCAGCTGACCATCGAGAAGAAAGCCCCCGGTGAGCTTGTGGGCGCCTTCGAAGTGTTCGACGCCGTGTCGTCGGGCCAGGCGGACATGTATCACTCGGCCGACTACTACTTCATCGGTCAGCACCCCGGCTACGCCTACTTCACCGCCGTGCCCTTCGGTGGCACCGCGCAGGAAGTGACCAACTGGTACGAGCACGGCGGCGGCCAGGAGCTGCACGACGAGCTGGGCGAGATCTTCAACCTCAAGGGTCTGCTGGCCGGTAACTCCGGGTCGCAATCCGGTGGCTGGTTCCGCAACGAGATCAACTCGGCCGCCGACTTCAACGGCCTCAAGTTCCGTATGCCGGGCCTGGGCGGCAAGGTGCTGGGCAAGCTGGGCGCCTCCGTCCAGAACATCCCCGGCGGCGAGCTCTATCAGGCGCTGTCCTCCGGTGCCCTCGACGGGCTCGAGTGGGTTGGCCCCATGGCGGACGAACGCGCGGGCTTCCAGGAAGTGGCCAAGGTCTACTACACCGCCGGCTTCCACGAGCCGGGCTCGGCGCTGGCCGCCAACGTCAACCTTGATGTCTGGAACGACCTGACGCCGCAGCACCAGGCCATCCTGCGCCACGCCGCCCAGGCGACCACGTACTTCCAGCTGGCCGAAACACTGGCCAACAACGGTGCGGCCCTGGCCCGTCTGCAACAGCAGGGCGTCAAGACGCTGCAATTCTCCGACGACGTCTGGGATGCGTTCGGCACCGCGTCCGCCGAAGTCATGGACGAGAACATGGGCGACGAGCTTTTCGCCAAGATCCGTGGCTCGTTCGAAGAAAGCCTCGCCACCTCGGCCAGCTGGATCAATAAATCCGACGGCTACTACGTCCAACAGCGCGTGCGCGTGCTGGGCGGCTAA
- a CDS encoding TRAP transporter small permease subunit, with amino-acid sequence MENENGADAAGTFATIVDGVLWFFQNLALAFYNIAYAITHPGSWLDWVTWANTDEDKLSLMKFVYYGGSVEFFFAILAVLVVVTAIGLWRNEFMWGCVRVMEGIANTSGRFFAWAGLLMVIQQIIIVFMQRIFTRPDISIGFGIPLQFDISWFAEELKLYNALVVCMCVTYTFVQGGHVRVDLVYSAVKHRTKRVIDMVGCIIFMAPSATLIWMYGWYFLWRHLVTPKPAASWDLERAERSARAVRWNVETIGFSPNGFNGYFLFKILLVAFAGLVFLHAIAFFYRSYLEWKEGEESEGKYLDRDTLGEGEEAYEGTH; translated from the coding sequence ATGGAAAACGAGAACGGGGCAGACGCCGCGGGCACCTTTGCAACGATTGTAGACGGCGTTCTGTGGTTCTTTCAGAACCTCGCACTGGCCTTCTACAACATCGCCTACGCGATCACGCATCCAGGGTCATGGCTGGACTGGGTCACCTGGGCCAACACGGACGAAGACAAGCTGTCGCTGATGAAATTCGTCTACTACGGCGGGTCGGTCGAGTTCTTCTTTGCTATTCTCGCGGTCCTCGTGGTGGTCACCGCCATCGGTCTGTGGCGCAACGAATTCATGTGGGGCTGCGTGCGGGTGATGGAGGGGATCGCCAACACCTCCGGGCGCTTCTTCGCCTGGGCAGGGCTCCTGATGGTGATCCAGCAGATCATCATCGTCTTCATGCAGCGGATCTTTACCCGGCCCGACATCTCCATCGGCTTCGGCATCCCGCTGCAATTCGACATCTCGTGGTTCGCCGAGGAACTCAAGCTCTACAACGCGCTCGTGGTCTGCATGTGCGTGACCTACACGTTTGTGCAGGGCGGACACGTCCGCGTCGACCTGGTCTATTCGGCGGTCAAGCACCGGACCAAGCGGGTGATCGACATGGTCGGCTGCATCATCTTCATGGCACCCTCGGCCACGCTGATCTGGATGTATGGCTGGTACTTCCTCTGGCGGCACCTGGTCACACCGAAACCGGCGGCCAGCTGGGACCTCGAGCGGGCAGAACGCTCGGCCCGCGCGGTGCGCTGGAACGTCGAAACCATCGGGTTCAGCCCCAACGGCTTCAACGGCTATTTCCTGTTCAAGATCCTGCTGGTGGCCTTTGCCGGGCTCGTCTTCCTGCACGCCATCGCGTTCTTCTACCGCTCCTACCTGGAATGGAAGGAAGGCGAGGAAAGCGAAGGAAAGTATCTCGACCGCGACACGCTGGGCGAGGGCGAAGAAGCCTATGAGGGGACGCACTGA
- a CDS encoding TRAP transporter large permease subunit, whose protein sequence is MLFGLDGVEIGLIIVFICLFGGILSGFPVAFAIAGAGVISFGIIAALDSAGLLIHQAIDESAQAYRDLVNSGVRPDTISIFRYPELPRIGEPVFPQGWETALDRNVSFVVNRMNERVLAGQSIETLLAVLMFVLMGITLERSKIANDLLTTMARVFGPLPGGLAVSIVVVGAFLAASTGIVGATVVTMGLLALPTMLRNNYSPEIATGVIAASGTLGQIIPPSIVIVLLGTLAGDLYSAAQENRAQLAGCTDALTYLGEPAVLSVGTLFQAALLPGILLALLYALYAFGFALLNPDKAPAVEMGATNAEPITRNEAFTWFLGAPVLIIVGTILLGNLNIVGSQSTTVSSFSDVGASANLRTNVGPECQASMIELHGQEAWDAAITQQAEIDASGVSTQSEALSEEQITDAIQAKVDGAAPIGTGTAILLILLGLILTTAKGIAPSRESQPLIIGGIGVVLALLADIILIGPLNSAGYYVFIMVIPFALILYGVVEGVKRCAKNELVRVVFPPLILIIAVLGSILGGITNPTPAAALGAGGAIMLAAYRKLTDMDRSPKVIIWSTLAIVVCILVGVNFDLRINQNDVSAQSWFAFFVAYGAYLYAVFGLLFSCWILYTSGVLSPVVRETAKVTSMVFTILIGSQLLNLVVISFGGEHYIQQFLKSFDNEFTVFLIVMLVLFILGFVLDFLEIIYIVIPIVGPVIYGGTFDPKWVTIMIAVNLQTSFLTPPFGFALFYLRGVAPKEVTTGHIYRGIIPFVLIQVAGLALLWTFPGIVTLIPDLIPN, encoded by the coding sequence ATGTTGTTTGGACTTGATGGCGTAGAGATCGGCCTGATCATCGTCTTTATCTGCCTCTTCGGCGGCATTCTTTCCGGCTTTCCGGTGGCGTTCGCCATCGCGGGGGCCGGGGTCATCTCCTTCGGGATCATCGCCGCACTCGACAGTGCGGGGCTGCTGATCCACCAGGCGATCGACGAAAGCGCGCAAGCCTACCGCGATCTGGTGAATTCCGGGGTCAGGCCAGATACGATCAGTATCTTCCGATACCCCGAATTGCCGCGCATCGGCGAACCGGTGTTTCCGCAGGGCTGGGAAACGGCGCTGGACCGGAACGTCTCCTTTGTTGTGAACCGGATGAACGAACGGGTGCTGGCGGGCCAGTCGATTGAAACGCTGCTGGCGGTGCTGATGTTCGTCCTGATGGGGATCACGCTGGAACGGTCGAAAATCGCCAACGACCTGCTGACGACCATGGCGCGGGTCTTTGGCCCGCTGCCGGGGGGCCTGGCTGTGTCCATCGTGGTCGTGGGCGCGTTCCTTGCGGCCTCCACGGGCATCGTGGGCGCGACGGTCGTGACCATGGGGCTGCTCGCGCTGCCCACCATGTTGCGCAACAACTACTCGCCCGAGATTGCGACAGGCGTGATCGCGGCATCGGGCACGCTGGGGCAGATCATTCCGCCCTCCATCGTGATCGTGCTTCTGGGCACGCTCGCGGGTGATCTCTATTCCGCGGCACAGGAAAACCGCGCGCAGCTTGCGGGCTGTACCGACGCGCTGACCTATCTGGGGGAACCTGCGGTCCTGTCCGTGGGCACCCTGTTCCAGGCGGCGCTGTTGCCGGGCATCCTGCTGGCGCTGCTCTACGCGCTCTATGCCTTTGGCTTTGCCCTTCTGAACCCGGACAAGGCACCGGCGGTCGAAATGGGGGCCACCAACGCCGAACCCATCACCCGGAACGAAGCCTTCACCTGGTTCCTGGGCGCGCCCGTCCTGATCATCGTGGGCACCATCCTGCTGGGCAACCTCAACATCGTGGGCAGCCAATCCACCACGGTGTCGTCCTTCTCGGATGTCGGGGCATCGGCCAACTTGCGCACCAATGTGGGCCCGGAATGCCAGGCGTCGATGATCGAACTGCACGGGCAAGAGGCGTGGGATGCCGCCATCACCCAACAGGCCGAAATTGACGCCTCGGGCGTGTCCACGCAAAGCGAGGCGCTCTCGGAAGAGCAGATCACAGACGCCATTCAGGCCAAGGTCGACGGGGCCGCACCCATCGGCACGGGCACGGCGATCCTGCTGATCCTGCTGGGCCTGATCCTGACCACGGCCAAGGGCATCGCGCCCAGCCGTGAAAGCCAGCCGCTCATCATCGGCGGGATCGGGGTCGTGCTGGCGCTGCTGGCCGATATCATCCTGATCGGGCCGCTCAACAGCGCGGGCTACTACGTGTTCATCATGGTGATCCCGTTTGCGCTGATCCTCTACGGCGTGGTCGAAGGGGTAAAACGCTGCGCCAAGAACGAACTGGTGCGCGTCGTGTTCCCGCCGCTGATCCTGATCATCGCCGTGCTCGGCTCGATCCTGGGCGGCATCACCAACCCGACACCCGCCGCCGCATTGGGGGCAGGTGGGGCAATCATGCTCGCCGCCTACCGCAAGCTGACGGATATGGACCGCAGCCCCAAGGTGATCATCTGGTCCACCCTGGCCATCGTTGTCTGTATCCTCGTGGGTGTAAACTTTGACCTGCGGATCAACCAGAACGATGTGTCGGCCCAAAGTTGGTTCGCCTTCTTCGTGGCCTATGGCGCCTATCTCTACGCGGTGTTCGGTCTGCTGTTCTCGTGCTGGATCCTGTATACCTCGGGCGTTCTGTCGCCGGTGGTACGCGAAACGGCCAAGGTCACTTCCATGGTCTTTACCATCCTGATCGGCTCGCAGCTTTTGAACCTGGTGGTGATCTCCTTCGGGGGCGAGCATTACATCCAGCAGTTCCTGAAAAGCTTCGACAACGAATTCACGGTCTTCCTGATCGTGATGCTGGTGCTGTTCATCCTGGGCTTCGTTCTGGATTTCCTCGAGATCATCTACATCGTGATCCCGATCGTGGGCCCGGTGATCTACGGCGGCACGTTCGACCCGAAATGGGTGACGATCATGATCGCGGTGAACCTGCAAACGTCCTTCCTGACGCCGCCGTTTGGCTTTGCGCTGTTCTACTTACGCGGTGTGGCACCCAAAGAGGTCACGACCGGCCACATCTATCGCGGGATCATCCCCTTTGTTCTGATCCAGGTGGCGGGCTTGGCTCTCTTGTGGACCTTCCCTGGCATCGTGACCTTGATCCCGGACCTGATCCCGAACTGA
- a CDS encoding arginyltransferase, with the protein MRHTLPLAPQFYVTAPQPCPYLDGRMERKLFTALQGENAEKLNDSLSQQGFRRSQNVLYRPSCADCSACLSARIDVSAFQPSKSQKRTIKRNENLERRATSPWATEDQYALFRDYLDSRHADGGMADMDVFEFAAMIEETPIRSRVIEYLDKTSGDLIGVSLTDVLSDGLSMVYSFYAPDMQRHSLGTYMILDHVQIAIEANLPYVYLGYWVPGSQKMGYKSKFSGLEVYLGGRWQKMRDPENFSPDTHPLSTDPIAEQVANISLPDTRPTHKP; encoded by the coding sequence ATGCGCCACACGCTTCCCCTTGCTCCGCAGTTCTATGTGACTGCCCCACAGCCCTGCCCGTATCTTGACGGGCGGATGGAACGGAAGTTGTTTACTGCGCTTCAGGGCGAGAATGCCGAGAAACTGAATGACAGCCTGAGCCAACAGGGCTTTCGCCGCTCACAGAACGTGCTTTATCGCCCCTCCTGCGCGGATTGTTCGGCGTGCCTGTCGGCGCGCATAGATGTGTCGGCGTTCCAACCGTCGAAAAGCCAGAAGCGCACGATCAAGCGGAACGAAAACCTGGAGCGCCGCGCGACGTCGCCCTGGGCGACCGAGGATCAATACGCGCTCTTCCGCGACTATCTCGACAGCCGTCACGCCGATGGTGGGATGGCCGACATGGACGTGTTCGAGTTTGCCGCGATGATCGAGGAGACGCCGATCCGCAGCCGTGTGATCGAGTATCTGGACAAGACCTCGGGCGATCTGATCGGGGTGAGCCTCACGGACGTGCTCAGCGATGGGCTCAGCATGGTCTACAGTTTTTATGCCCCGGATATGCAGCGCCACTCGCTTGGGACCTACATGATCCTGGATCACGTTCAGATCGCGATCGAGGCGAACTTGCCCTATGTTTACCTGGGCTACTGGGTGCCGGGCAGTCAGAAGATGGGCTACAAATCCAAGTTTTCGGGGCTCGAAGTCTACCTCGGGGGGCGCTGGCAAAAGATGCGGGATCCGGAGAATTTCAGCCCGGATACGCACCCCCTGTCGACCGATCCGATTGCGGAGCAGGTGGCCAATATTTCGCTGCCCGATACACGGCCGACCCATAAGCCCTGA
- a CDS encoding RDD family protein codes for MHLADPITQPQFYRDVAGKRFMAWIVDTIIIALFSLLIVPFTAFLALFVFMGLYAVVSFIYRTITLATGSATWGMRLMAIELRDASGARFDLGQAFLHTLGYTVSWAVAPLQLVSIVLMATSNRGQGLTDIVMGSAALNRRARA; via the coding sequence ATGCACCTGGCCGATCCGATCACCCAGCCGCAGTTTTACCGCGATGTCGCGGGCAAACGGTTCATGGCGTGGATCGTGGACACGATCATCATCGCCCTCTTCAGCCTGCTGATCGTCCCCTTCACCGCGTTTCTGGCGCTCTTTGTGTTCATGGGGCTCTACGCAGTGGTCAGCTTCATATACCGCACCATCACGCTCGCCACCGGTTCGGCAACATGGGGGATGCGCCTGATGGCCATTGAACTGCGCGACGCCTCCGGCGCTCGCTTCGATCTGGGCCAGGCCTTCCTGCACACGCTGGGCTATACGGTCAGCTGGGCCGTCGCGCCGCTGCAGCTGGTTTCCATTGTGCTGATGGCCACGTCGAACCGCGGCCAGGGATTGACCGACATCGTCATGGGCAGCGCAGCGCTGAACCGTCGCGCGCGCGCTTGA
- a CDS encoding DUF2852 domain-containing protein, translated as MTSMSTTAPAQHSAGGWFSKTERWLDERGKGAWIAAMVLGFIFFWPIGLALLAYMIWSKRMFSKSCTPRRMGGAMTTMRSTGNSAFDAYKADTLRRLEEEQHNFEAFLERLREAKDKAEFDQFMDERANAAKSED; from the coding sequence ATGACGTCCATGTCCACCACTGCCCCCGCCCAACACAGCGCTGGCGGCTGGTTTTCCAAGACCGAACGCTGGCTCGACGAACGCGGCAAGGGTGCCTGGATCGCGGCCATGGTCCTCGGTTTCATCTTTTTCTGGCCCATCGGCCTCGCCCTGCTGGCCTACATGATCTGGAGCAAACGCATGTTCTCGAAATCCTGCACGCCGCGCCGCATGGGCGGTGCGATGACCACGATGCGCTCGACCGGTAACTCGGCCTTCGACGCCTACAAGGCCGACACGCTGCGCCGCCTGGAGGAAGAGCAGCACAACTTCGAGGCCTTCCTCGAGCGTCTGCGCGAAGCCAAGGACAAGGCCGAGTTCGACCAGTTCATGGACGAACGCGCCAACGCCGCCAAATCTGAAGACTGA
- a CDS encoding YbaK/EbsC family protein produces MSKSLKRVRAALEAASIDTKIMETPLARTAADAASAIGCEIDQIAKSIIFRGQDSGTAILFITAGGNTVDAAKAALIAGEELGKADAALIRAQTGFAIGGVAPVGHINPIRAFFDPRLRDFDAIWAAAGTPHHVFRANPQDLLQLSCAQTSDFTT; encoded by the coding sequence ATGAGCAAAAGCCTGAAACGCGTCCGCGCCGCCCTTGAGGCCGCGAGCATCGACACCAAGATCATGGAAACACCGCTGGCCCGCACGGCGGCGGATGCCGCATCGGCTATTGGTTGCGAGATCGACCAGATCGCCAAATCCATCATTTTCCGGGGGCAAGACAGCGGAACGGCCATCCTGTTCATCACTGCGGGCGGCAACACGGTCGATGCCGCCAAGGCTGCCCTGATCGCGGGCGAAGAGTTGGGCAAAGCTGACGCAGCCCTGATCCGTGCGCAAACAGGGTTTGCCATCGGGGGCGTTGCCCCGGTTGGTCACATCAACCCAATCCGGGCGTTTTTCGACCCGAGGTTGCGCGATTTCGATGCCATTTGGGCTGCTGCTGGCACGCCGCATCATGTCTTTCGCGCCAATCCGCAGGATTTACTTCAGCTTTCCTGCGCACAAACATCTGATTTTACGACCTAA